One region of Natronorubrum aibiense genomic DNA includes:
- a CDS encoding potassium channel family protein, translated as MRFVIIGAGRVGLRTARVLRDEGHDVTLIEQDEAMIRRAREQSFRVVEGDGSREDVLEDAGITDADAVGALTSDLNVNFTACMIANHYGCRTIMRIDEAYREGIYRKYADEVDEVIYPERLGAISAKNALLGGTIRAIADIAPRLQVVELTITNGAPVNGYTISELQLPADATVLAFGKHDQPLEIPNEDLSIEDGDRLVVLADFDVLNEVRQLLVGESPREAAANAGTDATSGTGGVN; from the coding sequence ATGCGGTTCGTGATCATTGGTGCCGGACGGGTTGGCCTGCGCACGGCGCGTGTCCTGCGCGACGAGGGCCACGACGTGACGTTGATCGAACAGGACGAGGCGATGATCCGACGCGCGCGCGAGCAGTCGTTTCGTGTCGTCGAGGGCGACGGCTCCCGCGAGGACGTCCTCGAGGACGCCGGCATCACCGATGCCGACGCGGTGGGCGCGCTGACGAGCGATCTGAACGTCAACTTCACCGCCTGTATGATCGCCAACCACTACGGCTGTCGGACGATCATGCGAATCGACGAGGCCTACCGCGAGGGCATCTACCGCAAGTACGCCGACGAGGTCGACGAGGTGATCTATCCCGAGCGTCTCGGTGCGATCAGTGCGAAAAACGCCCTGCTCGGGGGAACGATCCGCGCAATCGCGGACATCGCCCCGCGCTTGCAGGTCGTCGAACTGACGATCACCAACGGCGCGCCCGTCAACGGCTACACGATCAGCGAACTGCAACTGCCCGCCGACGCGACGGTCCTCGCCTTCGGCAAGCACGACCAGCCACTCGAGATCCCGAACGAAGACCTCTCGATCGAAGACGGCGATCGGCTCGTCGTCCTCGCGGATTTCGATGTGTTGAACGAGGTGCGCCAACTGCTGGTCGGCGAGTCACCGCGTGAAGCCGCCGCGAACGCAGGCACGGACGCGACGTCGGGCACTGGAGGTGTCAACTGA
- a CDS encoding Lrp/AsnC family transcriptional regulator, whose translation MVTAFIMIKANTGEADRLRENIESISGVQSAHIVAGDVDIIAKAQVETPAAVKDIAATQIQGIDGIESTQTYIAMD comes from the coding sequence ATGGTTACGGCATTTATTATGATCAAGGCGAACACGGGCGAGGCGGACCGACTTCGAGAGAACATCGAATCGATCAGCGGCGTACAGTCGGCACACATCGTCGCCGGCGACGTCGACATCATCGCGAAAGCCCAGGTCGAGACGCCCGCGGCGGTCAAAGACATCGCCGCGACCCAGATTCAGGGGATCGACGGCATCGAGAGCACCCAGACGTACATCGCGATGGACTAG
- a CDS encoding DUF7344 domain-containing protein produces MSVLLEHDVLRREQLARELAEDDDVPKTNTERIDVELHHYHLPKLDAEQFVDYDCRNGDVVLWKISTP; encoded by the coding sequence ATGTCGGTCCTTCTCGAACACGACGTACTGCGGCGAGAACAGTTAGCACGAGAGCTCGCCGAGGACGACGACGTTCCGAAGACTAATACGGAACGCATCGACGTCGAACTTCATCACTACCACCTCCCGAAACTCGATGCCGAACAGTTCGTCGACTACGACTGCCGTAACGGAGACGTCGTCCTGTGGAAGATTTCGACACCGTAG
- the tmk gene encoding dTMP kinase: MLVTLEGLDGSGKTTVREGLQDAYPDATFTREPTHDSWYGKAVYRSIEDDDADSLAELFLYTADHAAHLSRVIEPALERGDLVISDRYADSRFAYQGATLENSSRLDVDDPLEYVVDIHEPFSIEPDLTLYLDVDPETAATRAGATNKFERADYLESVAENYERLLERDPDRFVRIDATQEPATVLEAVENAVADAVADE, from the coding sequence ATGCTGGTCACGCTCGAGGGACTCGACGGCAGCGGCAAGACGACGGTCCGAGAGGGGCTTCAGGACGCCTATCCCGACGCCACGTTTACGCGCGAACCGACACACGACTCGTGGTACGGCAAGGCCGTCTACCGCTCGATCGAGGACGACGACGCCGACTCGCTGGCCGAGCTGTTTCTCTACACCGCAGATCACGCTGCCCACCTCTCACGAGTGATCGAGCCTGCACTCGAGCGCGGTGACCTCGTGATCTCGGATCGCTACGCCGACTCGCGCTTTGCCTATCAGGGGGCGACCCTCGAGAACTCGTCGCGACTCGATGTCGACGACCCACTCGAGTACGTTGTCGATATCCACGAGCCGTTCTCGATCGAACCGGACCTGACGCTCTATCTCGACGTCGACCCCGAGACGGCCGCAACGCGGGCCGGCGCGACGAACAAGTTCGAGCGCGCCGACTACCTCGAGTCGGTCGCCGAGAACTACGAACGACTGCTCGAGCGCGACCCCGACCGATTCGTCCGCATCGATGCGACCCAAGAGCCGGCGACGGTACTCGAAGCGGTCGAAAATGCGGTAGCCGACGCGGTAGCCGACGAGTAG
- a CDS encoding complex I NDUFA9 subunit family protein, protein MKVLVAGGTGFIGTALCTELHDRGHEVTALSRDPRGTDLPAGVERARGDVSAYDSIAETVAGHDAVVNLVSLSPLYQPRGGADHETVHLGGTANLVRAAEDGDVERFIQLSALGADPDGDTDYIRAKGNAEAVVRDSHLEWTIFRPSVVFGDGGEFLEFTKQLTTPYVTGLPGGGKTRFQPIWVGDLVPMIADALEDPTHVGEIYEIAGPQIVTLADATELAYEAEGKSVSIVSIPMPLAKLGLTAADSVPFVPFGSDQARSLELNNTVVTNDVTAFGRSEDDLLTLGSYLGVDADSKLEARRQSA, encoded by the coding sequence ATGAAGGTTCTCGTTGCCGGCGGTACCGGGTTCATCGGTACAGCGCTCTGTACGGAACTGCACGACCGTGGTCACGAGGTGACGGCCCTCTCGCGAGACCCACGAGGCACCGACCTCCCCGCGGGCGTCGAGCGGGCACGGGGTGACGTCAGCGCCTACGACTCGATCGCCGAGACTGTCGCCGGCCACGACGCCGTCGTCAATCTCGTCTCGCTCTCGCCGCTGTACCAGCCACGCGGCGGTGCCGACCACGAAACCGTCCACCTCGGCGGTACGGCGAACCTCGTTCGGGCCGCCGAAGACGGCGACGTCGAGCGGTTCATCCAGTTGAGCGCCCTCGGTGCCGATCCCGATGGCGACACCGACTACATCCGCGCGAAGGGTAACGCCGAAGCCGTCGTCAGAGATTCACATCTCGAGTGGACGATCTTTCGGCCCTCCGTGGTCTTCGGCGACGGCGGCGAGTTCCTCGAGTTCACCAAACAGTTGACGACGCCGTACGTGACGGGGCTGCCGGGCGGTGGCAAAACCCGATTCCAACCAATCTGGGTCGGCGATCTGGTCCCGATGATCGCGGATGCACTCGAGGACCCAACGCACGTCGGCGAGATCTACGAGATCGCTGGGCCCCAGATCGTCACGCTCGCGGACGCGACGGAACTCGCCTACGAGGCCGAGGGGAAATCCGTCAGCATCGTCTCGATTCCGATGCCGCTTGCGAAACTCGGGCTAACGGCGGCGGACTCGGTCCCGTTCGTTCCCTTCGGCTCGGATCAGGCCCGATCACTCGAACTGAACAACACCGTCGTCACCAACGACGTGACCGCGTTCGGCCGTTCGGAAGACGACCTGCTCACTCTCGGTTCGTATCTCGGCGTCGACGCCGACAGCAAACTCGAGGCACGCCGGCAGTCCGCCTGA
- a CDS encoding tubulin/FtsZ family protein: protein MKLAMIGFGQAGGKIVDRFLDYDDRTNSGIVRAAIAVNSAKADLMGLENIPQENRVLIGQARVKGHGVGADNELGAEVAEEDIDEVQNAIDAIPTHEVDAFLVVAGMGGGTGSGGAPVLAKHLKRIYTIPVYGLGVLPGTDEGGIYTLNAARSFQTFVREVDNLLVFDNDSWRQTGESVEGGYEQINEEIVRRFGILFGAGEVGDGQEVAESVVDSSEIINTLSGGGVSTVGFASEEVDLNTGGGLLSRFTGGDGGADDNLDAANTTNRITSLVRKAALGRLTLPCEIEGTERALLVLSGPSEYLNRKGIERGRKWLEEETGSMEVRGGDFPRQEPEVAAAILLSGVTNVPRIKRLQQVAIEAQDNIEDIQQESEENLESLVEDDEDELEPLF from the coding sequence ATGAAGCTGGCGATGATCGGATTCGGACAGGCTGGTGGGAAAATCGTCGATCGCTTTCTCGATTACGACGATCGAACGAACAGCGGAATCGTCCGTGCGGCGATCGCTGTTAACTCCGCGAAAGCGGATCTCATGGGTCTCGAGAACATTCCACAGGAGAACCGCGTACTCATCGGCCAGGCCCGCGTAAAGGGCCACGGCGTGGGTGCAGACAACGAACTCGGCGCGGAAGTCGCCGAGGAAGACATCGACGAGGTACAGAACGCGATCGACGCGATTCCGACCCACGAAGTCGACGCATTTCTGGTCGTCGCCGGCATGGGCGGTGGGACCGGTTCGGGCGGTGCGCCCGTCCTCGCGAAGCACTTGAAACGGATCTACACCATCCCCGTCTACGGACTCGGCGTGCTGCCGGGAACCGACGAGGGTGGCATCTACACGCTCAACGCGGCACGCTCGTTCCAGACGTTCGTCCGTGAAGTCGACAACCTGCTCGTCTTCGACAACGACTCGTGGCGACAGACCGGCGAGTCCGTCGAGGGCGGCTACGAACAGATCAACGAAGAGATCGTCCGCCGATTCGGCATTCTCTTCGGTGCCGGCGAGGTCGGCGACGGACAGGAAGTCGCCGAAAGCGTCGTCGACTCCTCCGAGATCATCAACACGCTCTCGGGCGGCGGCGTCTCGACGGTCGGCTTTGCGAGCGAAGAAGTCGACCTGAACACGGGCGGTGGCCTGCTCTCGCGGTTTACCGGCGGCGACGGCGGCGCTGACGACAATCTCGACGCCGCGAATACGACCAACCGCATCACGAGTCTCGTCCGCAAGGCCGCACTCGGCCGGCTGACACTGCCGTGTGAGATCGAAGGCACCGAGCGTGCTCTGCTCGTGCTGTCGGGTCCCTCGGAATATCTGAACCGAAAAGGCATCGAACGCGGCCGCAAGTGGCTCGAGGAGGAAACCGGGAGCATGGAAGTCCGTGGTGGGGACTTCCCCCGGCAGGAGCCGGAAGTCGCCGCGGCGATCTTGCTGTCGGGTGTGACGAACGTCCCGCGGATCAAGCGCCTGCAGCAGGTCGCCATCGAGGCCCAGGACAACATCGAAGACATCCAACAGGAAAGCGAAGAGAACTTAGAGAGCCTCGTCGAAGACGACGAGGACGAACTCGAGCCACTGTTCTAG
- the cofC gene encoding 2-phospho-L-lactate guanylyltransferase has translation MHVVVPFAATDPKTRLASVLTSAERSTLARAMLADVLTATVEVGTEPTVVSTAPLDLDTLSLEATIRDAVSVTVDDRPLTEAVNARLPPNHDDAPTAVIMADLALATPDALVTLFSRDADVAIAPGRSGGTNALVVSHPDFRVDYHGASYLDHCEIAREVGAGLETVDSFRLSTDIDEPDDLAEILIHDTETDRAPACLRELGFALETRDGRVGVARFEETTRE, from the coding sequence ATGCACGTCGTCGTCCCGTTTGCTGCGACCGACCCGAAGACGCGGCTCGCGTCAGTCCTGACGTCGGCGGAGCGATCGACGCTCGCGCGAGCCATGCTCGCGGACGTCCTCACCGCAACTGTGGAGGTAGGGACGGAGCCGACGGTGGTGTCGACGGCCCCGCTCGACCTCGATACACTGTCACTCGAGGCTACCATCCGAGACGCCGTCTCGGTGACAGTCGACGACCGACCGCTGACCGAAGCCGTCAACGCACGACTGCCGCCCAATCACGATGATGCGCCCACCGCCGTTATCATGGCCGATCTCGCGCTCGCGACGCCCGACGCACTCGTGACCCTCTTTTCGCGTGACGCCGACGTCGCCATCGCACCGGGACGAAGCGGTGGGACGAACGCGCTCGTCGTCTCTCATCCCGATTTTCGGGTGGACTACCACGGGGCGTCGTATCTGGATCACTGCGAAATCGCTCGCGAAGTCGGGGCGGGCCTCGAGACAGTCGACTCCTTTCGGTTAAGTACCGACATCGACGAACCCGACGACCTCGCTGAGATTCTCATCCACGATACTGAAACCGACCGCGCGCCCGCCTGTCTTCGGGAGTTGGGATTCGCACTCGAGACGCGGGACGGTCGCGTCGGCGTCGCCCGATTCGAGGAGACGACACGAGAGTAA
- the cofG gene encoding 7,8-didemethyl-8-hydroxy-5-deazariboflavin synthase subunit CofG: MIAGASEYGVDVSIDDAAVADLLSVTPDDVDAPEALTFARNVFVPLTTACRYTCTYCTYFDAPGQASLLSLEEVRDICKRGADAGCTEALFTFGDDPDDRYTEIHDQLAEWGYDSIHTYLRDACEVALEEGLLPHANPGDQTREQLAAVADVNASMGVMLETTAEVDAHAGPRKKEPGQRLRTIKNAGELDVAFTTGILVGIGESWRDRAESLLAIRELHERYDHIQEVIVQPVVNNERWDDGSPALETMRRVTAMARVALPEEVSVQVPPNLAPARDLIDCGVDDLGGVSPVTDDHINPDYKWPALRELEEIADSAELPLGERLPVYERFLPADLRPDGFDGVAADGTAGASGSRDPNADREWISPTIRDEIAADDVAGERYQTVLRGE, encoded by the coding sequence ATGATTGCCGGGGCGAGCGAGTACGGTGTCGACGTTTCGATCGACGACGCAGCGGTCGCTGACCTGCTTTCGGTCACGCCCGACGATGTCGACGCGCCCGAGGCGTTGACGTTCGCCCGAAACGTCTTCGTCCCGCTGACGACGGCGTGTCGCTACACCTGTACCTACTGCACCTACTTCGACGCGCCCGGACAGGCCTCGCTGCTCAGCCTCGAGGAGGTCCGCGACATCTGCAAACGGGGAGCCGACGCGGGCTGTACGGAAGCCCTGTTTACGTTCGGTGACGACCCCGACGACCGCTACACCGAGATCCACGACCAGCTCGCCGAGTGGGGCTACGACTCGATTCACACCTACCTGCGCGACGCCTGTGAGGTCGCCCTCGAAGAGGGCCTGCTCCCCCACGCCAATCCGGGCGACCAGACCCGCGAACAGCTGGCCGCCGTCGCCGACGTCAACGCCAGCATGGGCGTGATGCTCGAGACGACCGCCGAGGTCGACGCACACGCCGGTCCCCGGAAGAAGGAACCGGGACAGCGCTTACGAACCATCAAAAACGCGGGCGAACTCGACGTCGCCTTTACGACGGGGATCCTCGTCGGCATCGGCGAGTCCTGGCGCGACCGCGCGGAGAGTCTGCTCGCGATCCGCGAACTCCACGAGCGATACGACCACATTCAGGAGGTGATCGTACAGCCGGTCGTGAACAACGAGCGCTGGGACGATGGCTCGCCCGCCCTCGAGACGATGCGCCGGGTGACGGCGATGGCCCGTGTGGCGCTGCCCGAAGAGGTGTCGGTGCAGGTGCCGCCGAATCTCGCGCCCGCCCGCGACCTGATCGACTGTGGCGTCGACGATCTGGGCGGTGTCTCGCCGGTCACGGACGACCACATCAACCCCGATTATAAGTGGCCCGCGCTGCGCGAACTCGAGGAGATCGCCGATTCCGCGGAGCTACCACTCGGGGAACGGCTGCCGGTCTACGAACGGTTTCTGCCCGCTGACCTACGACCCGACGGGTTCGACGGCGTGGCGGCCGACGGCACGGCTGGCGCGAGTGGCAGTCGTGATCCGAACGCGGATCGCGAGTGGATTTCGCCGACGATTCGGGACGAGATCGCGGCCGACGATGTTGCCGGCGAGCGGTACCAAACGGTGCTGCGTGGCGAGTAG
- a CDS encoding nucleoside deaminase, whose protein sequence is MSTDNSHIRRAIDLARTAVDNGNTPFGSLLVVGDDVVRTAENTTLTDDDIAAHPEFKLARWAARELEADERASYTMYTSTEPCPMCASAIAYAGLGRVVYSVSVDSLSGIRDDSVIEIACEEVVERSDATTTVEGPVLEEEGLAVHEDYF, encoded by the coding sequence ATGTCTACGGACAACTCCCACATTCGGCGGGCGATCGACCTCGCACGGACCGCAGTCGACAACGGCAACACCCCCTTCGGCTCGCTGCTCGTCGTCGGCGACGACGTCGTTCGGACGGCCGAGAACACGACGCTCACGGACGACGATATCGCCGCCCATCCGGAGTTCAAACTGGCGCGGTGGGCCGCCCGCGAACTCGAGGCCGACGAACGCGCGTCGTATACGATGTATACCAGCACGGAGCCGTGTCCGATGTGTGCGAGCGCGATCGCCTACGCGGGACTGGGCCGGGTCGTCTACAGTGTCTCCGTCGACTCGCTATCAGGGATTCGCGACGACTCGGTGATAGAGATCGCCTGCGAGGAAGTGGTCGAGCGATCCGACGCGACGACGACCGTCGAGGGGCCAGTGCTCGAGGAGGAGGGACTCGCGGTTCACGAAGACTATTTTTAA
- a CDS encoding cyclase family protein — protein MHVDLTHSVENGMQTYPDDPPVVIRSHATHEEHGARVSALECGSHTGTHVDAPAHIDSDGNTLEAYPLERFVFDAVRVDCRDLGAREPIPASRIPDVDADLVACWTGWDVHWGTERYLEHPYLSPTAAEACVERRLDVAVDTLNPDPTPTVTAGADEPDGFVAHHTLLGNGQLILENITNLEAVGDRFELRAYPLALDSDGAPVRAVGVTYME, from the coding sequence ATGCACGTCGATCTGACCCACTCCGTCGAGAACGGGATGCAAACTTACCCCGATGACCCACCCGTCGTTATCAGGTCACACGCGACTCACGAAGAACACGGGGCCCGTGTCTCCGCCCTCGAGTGCGGCAGTCACACCGGAACGCATGTCGACGCCCCGGCCCACATCGACTCCGATGGGAACACGCTCGAGGCCTACCCGCTCGAGCGGTTCGTCTTCGACGCCGTTCGGGTCGACTGTCGCGACCTCGGCGCTCGCGAGCCGATTCCGGCGAGTCGGATTCCTGACGTCGATGCCGATCTCGTGGCGTGCTGGACGGGGTGGGACGTCCACTGGGGCACCGAGCGGTATCTCGAGCATCCGTATCTCTCGCCGACTGCGGCTGAAGCGTGTGTCGAGCGCAGACTCGACGTCGCCGTGGATACGCTCAATCCCGATCCGACGCCGACGGTCACCGCGGGTGCGGACGAACCCGACGGGTTCGTCGCACACCACACGCTGCTGGGCAACGGACAGTTGATCCTCGAAAACATAACGAACCTCGAGGCGGTCGGTGATCGGTTCGAACTTCGGGCGTACCCGCTCGCGCTCGACAGCGACGGCGCACCGGTGCGGGCCGTTGGCGTCACGTACATGGAATAG